In the genome of Leptospira koniambonensis, one region contains:
- a CDS encoding EAL domain-containing protein: protein MPINVANEMTDAYNLKLRSFDMGDLEQFKTVFINENRGKPIFLLRFQNISTVSLVEFIQLIPQKISDIEPSHRELFRYYAYGDKKNLLIGVAPLDNSGPISLANFDAAMGRFHDQAVRTGALNFDFGIGRTQCNFISYVEEIFRELETSSLKNLKDNLVRWSWTYLNRVNDYFASERADAVIQPIIHYNHRDHTFSMKGGEVFVGGEAYAGYADLIRDIPHDQDLNRIELLILEKLIMSCNGSPGLLKFNISPQTLIDTFDTDEKVTRFHELLLKQNLNPQNVRMELIEKPYEEGEATLKSVCRRFWNFGISFAADDFGVKSQSHQVVLDLGEMIKEFKLDPISFKFKADQDLTKFLDNLAFIDYCRRLSDNREAIITAEALEDIDSLNFLITHQVYYFQANLFCRKIWIQDYQERFKEMQKLPETAVTKVLSSPELTQRLKEVGNIFVLAKEVDLF, encoded by the coding sequence ATGCCGATTAATGTCGCAAACGAAATGACCGATGCTTATAACTTAAAATTAAGATCCTTTGATATGGGGGATCTGGAACAGTTTAAGACGGTATTCATCAATGAAAATCGAGGAAAGCCAATCTTCCTCCTCAGATTTCAAAATATTTCCACAGTTTCTCTAGTAGAATTCATACAATTGATCCCTCAGAAGATCTCTGACATAGAACCTTCTCATCGTGAACTATTTCGTTATTATGCCTATGGTGATAAAAAGAATCTACTAATAGGTGTAGCTCCTTTAGATAATTCTGGGCCTATCAGTCTTGCTAATTTTGACGCTGCTATGGGAAGATTCCATGACCAAGCAGTCCGGACCGGAGCTCTTAATTTTGATTTCGGGATCGGAAGAACTCAGTGTAATTTTATTTCCTATGTGGAAGAGATTTTCAGAGAGTTGGAAACTTCTTCTTTAAAAAATCTGAAAGATAATTTGGTTCGTTGGAGCTGGACTTATCTGAATCGTGTAAACGATTATTTCGCGAGTGAGCGAGCAGACGCGGTCATTCAACCGATCATTCATTATAATCATAGGGATCATACATTCTCCATGAAAGGTGGAGAAGTTTTCGTAGGTGGAGAAGCATACGCTGGATATGCGGATCTTATTCGTGATATTCCGCATGACCAAGATCTGAACAGAATAGAACTTCTGATCTTAGAGAAGTTGATCATGTCTTGCAATGGTTCTCCTGGACTTCTAAAATTTAATATTTCTCCTCAGACTCTAATTGATACATTCGATACGGATGAGAAGGTCACACGCTTTCATGAACTTCTTCTGAAACAAAACCTGAATCCTCAAAATGTTCGTATGGAGCTGATCGAAAAACCTTACGAAGAAGGGGAGGCGACTCTCAAGTCTGTATGTAGAAGGTTCTGGAATTTCGGGATTAGTTTTGCTGCGGATGACTTCGGAGTAAAAAGCCAAAGTCACCAAGTCGTTTTGGATCTGGGAGAAATGATCAAAGAATTTAAACTGGATCCGATCAGTTTCAAATTCAAAGCAGACCAAGACTTGACAAAATTCTTGGACAACCTTGCATTCATAGATTATTGCAGAAGACTTTCTGATAACAGAGAAGCGATCATCACTGCGGAAGCATTAGAGGATATCGATTCCTTAAACTTCCTCATTACTCACCAAGTATATTATTTCCAAGCCAATCTATTCTGTAGAAAGATCTGGATCCAAGATTATCAGGAACGTTTTAAAGAAATGCAAAAACTTCCTGAAACTGCAGTCACAAAGGTATTAAGTTCGCCTGAACTTACCCAAAGATTGAAAGAAGTTGGAAATATTTTTGTTCTAGCTAAAGAAGTAGATCTGTTTTAA
- a CDS encoding UTP--glucose-1-phosphate uridylyltransferase translates to MDPLIAESEKLVREKMSREGLSQEFISDFISKIQEVHNGETGIVKWEEVGDLDPNKDEISLEKIESEYSGDPKFLKELVVIKLNGGLGTSMGLSGPKSLIEIKDGMSFLEVVCKQVEYIRQKYNLEVPLILMDSFSTQDESQEELKKIKFSQNYPTSFLQHKVPRLVIPELKPLEISKNNSEEWCPPGHGDIWFTLLETGLLDRLLENGYKVAFVSNGDNLGATVHPGILEYILKENLDFCMEMTPKTLADKKGGAIFRRVVGGEKKNLQLLETAQVPSDHMHEFEGLGKFRTFSTNNLWIRLDVLKEKLLEGSFKLSLIVNPKKVEGKEVLQLETAMGSAIQNFSNTKGLIIPRDRFAPVKKCEDYLVRRSDAYSLNPDFSVTMSEERKKAGLGELVISLDETYYKKVKDFTGRIQAIPSLVRCTSLKVEGDILFDKKVIIEGDVILVNPGPGQKKLSELGVDRISNDTVHFHFT, encoded by the coding sequence ATGGATCCGTTAATTGCAGAATCTGAAAAATTAGTCAGAGAAAAAATGTCGAGAGAAGGACTTTCGCAAGAGTTCATCTCCGATTTTATTTCCAAGATCCAAGAAGTTCATAACGGTGAAACTGGGATCGTAAAATGGGAAGAAGTAGGGGATCTGGACCCGAATAAAGACGAGATCTCTTTAGAAAAAATCGAATCTGAATATTCAGGTGATCCCAAATTTTTAAAAGAATTAGTTGTGATCAAATTGAACGGAGGCCTTGGAACTAGTATGGGGCTTTCCGGGCCAAAATCCTTGATAGAGATCAAGGATGGAATGAGCTTCTTAGAAGTGGTCTGCAAGCAGGTTGAGTACATCCGACAAAAATATAATTTAGAAGTTCCTCTTATTCTGATGGATAGCTTTAGCACTCAGGATGAGAGTCAGGAAGAACTTAAGAAGATCAAATTTTCACAAAATTACCCTACAAGTTTTTTACAACATAAGGTTCCAAGACTAGTTATTCCTGAGTTGAAACCTTTGGAAATTTCTAAAAATAATTCAGAAGAATGGTGTCCTCCAGGTCATGGAGATATATGGTTCACACTTTTGGAAACAGGGCTATTAGATCGACTTTTAGAAAATGGATACAAGGTAGCATTCGTTTCTAATGGAGACAATCTAGGCGCAACAGTTCATCCTGGAATATTAGAATATATTCTGAAAGAGAACCTAGACTTCTGCATGGAAATGACTCCTAAAACACTCGCCGATAAAAAAGGCGGAGCAATTTTTAGAAGAGTAGTAGGTGGAGAAAAAAAGAACTTACAATTATTAGAAACTGCTCAGGTGCCTTCTGATCATATGCATGAGTTTGAGGGTTTGGGTAAATTTAGAACATTCTCCACTAATAATCTTTGGATACGATTAGATGTGCTGAAAGAAAAATTACTCGAAGGCTCTTTCAAACTATCATTGATCGTAAATCCTAAAAAGGTAGAAGGGAAGGAGGTCCTACAGTTAGAGACTGCAATGGGATCTGCCATCCAAAACTTCTCCAATACAAAAGGTCTCATTATTCCAAGAGATCGTTTTGCTCCTGTAAAAAAATGCGAAGACTATCTAGTCAGACGTTCTGATGCATATTCTTTGAATCCAGACTTCTCAGTAACTATGTCGGAAGAAAGAAAGAAGGCAGGTCTAGGAGAATTAGTGATCTCCTTAGATGAAACTTATTATAAGAAGGTAAAAGATTTTACCGGCCGAATACAAGCTATTCCTTCTTTAGTGCGCTGCACCTCCTTGAAAGTAGAAGGAGATATTTTGTTTGATAAGAAAGTAATTATAGAAGGAGATGTTATATTAGTAAACCCCGGACCAGGGCAAAAAAAATTGTCTGAATTAGGTGTGGACCGAATCTCGAACGATACTGTACATTTCCACTTTACATAA
- a CDS encoding CsgG/HfaB family protein: MKIRIFLLVVILLLGSCASSGEAKKKAKDPNAGVATIASELRYQFLASLKAQGGKLPARLAILNILNEDGSNSQLGRLVTDRLGKELFDPKTFQLLERDRLNRVIGEQDFQASGLVLNDQIISIGKLSGAEYLALGQLVFQDQEFLLNIRIVSLGGVICATADIVFDSDNETYSKYKESVK, from the coding sequence ATGAAAATCCGGATCTTCCTATTAGTAGTTATATTGTTATTAGGTTCCTGCGCTTCTTCAGGGGAGGCTAAGAAAAAAGCAAAAGACCCAAATGCAGGAGTGGCAACCATTGCCTCTGAGCTTAGATACCAATTTTTGGCTTCTCTCAAGGCCCAGGGCGGAAAACTTCCCGCAAGGCTTGCTATCTTAAATATACTCAATGAAGACGGGAGTAATTCCCAATTAGGAAGACTCGTAACTGATCGACTTGGAAAAGAATTATTCGATCCTAAAACATTCCAATTACTGGAAAGAGATAGATTGAACCGTGTCATAGGAGAGCAGGATTTCCAAGCGAGCGGACTTGTGCTGAATGATCAGATTATTTCTATAGGAAAACTTTCCGGAGCAGAATATCTTGCTTTAGGGCAGCTGGTTTTCCAAGACCAGGAATTTTTACTGAATATTCGGATCGTTTCCTTGGGCGGAGTGATTTGTGCGACTGCAGATATTGTATTTGATTCGGACAACGAAACCTATTCTAAATATAAGGAATCCGTTAAATAG
- a CDS encoding 7TM diverse intracellular signaling domain-containing protein produces MRKEIKTRSIIFSSFLLMVFFSFPIWGEGPAYEKKDRFFLEEKMDGSSLLPYLSVYQDETGKKSFKEVLKIFDQGGSEKIFQNSFGYSKSAIWVRLRTENQTNKAIDWILEIDYALLDFVDLYAGRNSDSAINHSGDLREFGTRPIEHRNFAYPFSDEPGSKREIYFRIASSSSILLPFLAFSKNEFIEHTFTEQLALGLYYGSMLIMVVYNLFLLFSTKDKSYLYYVIYILTYILFQFTLNGLSFQYLWRSSVLWANYSLPFSIFSVILTAGAFSRSFLNAPEYTPKTSKLYYLLFVLSFGGMISTLFIWEYRTAIMSSLILMFFTLGFLISNGIQCLLAGRREAKYFLFAWSSFLFFSFLFGLKSFGILPNNFFTLWGIQVGSVMEVSLLSLGLADRIKRLSDQLKQRVEELGNIRNYAEESEAKYRSLFEVEEDFLFSLDQNWNILAANRSVSKHIGFKPQEVIGKNFMELIYKAGELQDAYKKLYVLEKLEELASEGKPVRFLGEFLQKYLREPKELQVQFQILEYEGQREILGRAFEPDQDLMSRYVDDEKTVYTANNYLQNAELLSQRMTANLYRFVDPSTITAMRNCLREMIINAIEHGNLNISFEEKTRAMSEGNYFRFVQERQKDPYYKSKKVKVEYSLSRDRIGIRITDEGKGFNHARLQKSSMEKLNSEGITHGRGLTLTLATFDLVKFNSPGNQVTLVKYF; encoded by the coding sequence ATGCGAAAGGAAATCAAGACTCGATCTATAATCTTCTCTAGTTTTCTTTTGATGGTCTTCTTCTCTTTTCCAATTTGGGGAGAAGGTCCGGCCTACGAAAAAAAGGACCGTTTCTTTTTGGAAGAGAAGATGGATGGTTCTTCTCTTCTTCCATATCTTTCTGTTTACCAAGACGAAACGGGCAAAAAGTCTTTTAAAGAAGTATTAAAAATATTCGATCAAGGAGGATCTGAAAAGATCTTCCAGAATAGTTTCGGATATTCTAAATCTGCGATTTGGGTGCGTCTTCGCACAGAAAACCAAACAAACAAAGCAATAGATTGGATCTTAGAAATTGATTATGCTCTTTTGGATTTTGTAGATCTATATGCGGGAAGAAATTCAGATTCTGCAATCAATCATTCAGGAGATTTAAGAGAATTTGGCACACGCCCAATCGAACATAGGAATTTTGCGTACCCTTTTTCAGATGAGCCTGGTTCTAAAAGAGAGATCTATTTTAGGATTGCAAGTTCCAGCTCTATTCTTTTGCCTTTTCTGGCATTTTCCAAAAACGAATTTATAGAACATACTTTTACAGAACAACTTGCACTCGGATTATATTACGGCTCCATGCTGATCATGGTGGTTTATAATCTATTTTTATTATTTTCCACCAAAGATAAAAGTTATCTATATTACGTTATTTATATATTAACTTATATACTCTTCCAATTTACTTTAAACGGTCTATCTTTCCAATATTTGTGGAGAAGTTCCGTTCTATGGGCAAATTACAGTCTTCCGTTTTCGATTTTTTCGGTCATCTTGACCGCGGGTGCATTCAGTAGATCCTTTTTGAATGCTCCAGAATATACTCCTAAAACTTCCAAACTGTATTATTTACTTTTTGTTCTTAGTTTTGGAGGAATGATCTCCACATTATTCATTTGGGAATATAGAACTGCTATCATGAGCAGTTTAATTCTAATGTTCTTTACTCTAGGATTTCTGATCTCTAACGGGATCCAATGTTTGTTAGCTGGAAGAAGAGAAGCAAAATACTTCTTATTCGCTTGGTCTTCTTTCTTATTCTTTAGTTTTTTATTCGGTTTAAAATCTTTCGGAATACTTCCAAATAACTTTTTCACTCTTTGGGGAATACAAGTAGGTTCAGTGATGGAAGTAAGCCTTCTATCCTTGGGACTTGCAGATAGGATCAAAAGATTATCCGATCAATTAAAACAAAGGGTAGAAGAGCTGGGAAATATCCGTAACTACGCAGAAGAATCTGAAGCAAAATACAGAAGTTTATTCGAAGTAGAGGAAGACTTTCTGTTCTCCTTGGACCAAAACTGGAATATTCTCGCAGCGAACAGATCAGTCTCTAAACATATAGGATTCAAACCCCAAGAAGTGATCGGCAAAAATTTTATGGAGCTGATCTATAAGGCAGGAGAATTACAAGACGCGTATAAAAAATTATACGTATTAGAAAAGTTGGAAGAACTTGCTTCCGAAGGAAAACCAGTTAGATTTTTAGGAGAATTCCTACAAAAATATTTAAGAGAACCTAAAGAGCTCCAAGTTCAATTCCAGATCTTAGAGTACGAAGGCCAAAGGGAAATTTTAGGAAGAGCATTCGAACCTGACCAAGACTTAATGTCCAGGTATGTAGATGATGAAAAGACAGTCTATACTGCGAATAATTATTTGCAGAATGCAGAACTTTTAAGCCAAAGAATGACTGCGAACTTATACAGATTTGTGGATCCAAGCACGATCACTGCGATGAGAAATTGCCTTAGGGAAATGATCATTAACGCAATAGAACATGGGAATCTGAACATTAGTTTTGAAGAAAAAACGAGAGCAATGTCAGAAGGAAATTATTTTAGATTCGTTCAGGAAAGGCAGAAAGACCCTTATTATAAGTCCAAAAAAGTGAAGGTAGAATATTCACTTTCCAGAGATAGAATAGGTATCCGGATTACAGACGAAGGAAAAGGATTCAACCATGCTAGACTACAAAAGAGTAGTATGGAAAAGTTGAATTCGGAAGGGATCACTCATGGACGAGGGCTCACACTTACTTTAGCAACATTCGATCTGGTGAAATTTAATAGTCCCGGAAACCAAGTTACATTAGTTAAATATTTTTAA
- a CDS encoding TraB/GumN family protein: MQTIASSEPIRTLELNGSQITILGTAHISQKSIDEVSRIIQEEKPDTVCVELCASRMRSVQDPDHWKKLDIFKVFKERKMWLLLSSLILSSFQKKLGYGNIRPGDEMRKAIEEGNKIHAKIVPVDREISTTLKRAWWNVGFWSRMMLFSTLVSSLIVKEEISPEKIEEMKSDDVLKDLFSQLPSRYQSVKNVIIDERDAYLAQRIRQQAAVGKKIFAVVGAGHLEGIVKHIVEDKDIDHLDIQPVKGFWDRVRPLLFPAIIISAFTALYWFGGKEEGQEFLIRWILVKGSLAAIGAIIALAHPVSILLAFIAAPIGNFNPIIKPGWVAALSESWFRKPLVEDFEKLGEDTETFSGYWKNKVTRIFLVFMLPQIGSSIGTFIVSKQIFDKILKFVGAFF; this comes from the coding sequence TTGCAAACAATCGCCTCCTCCGAACCGATCCGTACCTTGGAATTAAACGGTTCCCAGATCACAATTTTGGGAACGGCACATATCAGCCAAAAAAGTATAGATGAAGTTTCCAGAATTATCCAAGAAGAAAAACCGGACACGGTCTGTGTAGAACTTTGTGCTTCCAGAATGAGATCGGTTCAGGATCCGGACCATTGGAAAAAATTAGATATTTTCAAAGTGTTTAAGGAAAGAAAGATGTGGCTCCTTCTTTCCAGCTTAATCCTTTCTTCTTTCCAGAAAAAACTAGGCTACGGAAACATTCGTCCAGGTGACGAAATGAGAAAAGCGATCGAAGAAGGAAATAAGATCCACGCTAAGATTGTACCAGTTGACCGTGAGATCTCTACTACTCTCAAAAGAGCATGGTGGAATGTAGGCTTCTGGAGTAGAATGATGTTATTCTCCACCTTAGTAAGTTCACTCATCGTTAAAGAAGAGATCTCTCCTGAAAAAATAGAAGAGATGAAATCGGATGATGTTCTCAAGGATCTATTTTCTCAACTTCCTTCTAGATATCAGTCTGTTAAAAATGTGATCATAGATGAAAGAGATGCATATCTCGCGCAAAGGATCAGACAACAAGCTGCAGTAGGTAAGAAAATTTTCGCAGTAGTTGGTGCTGGGCATTTAGAAGGAATCGTAAAACATATTGTAGAAGATAAGGATATCGATCATTTGGATATCCAACCTGTTAAAGGTTTTTGGGATCGAGTTCGTCCTTTATTATTCCCAGCAATCATTATCTCTGCTTTCACCGCTCTTTATTGGTTCGGCGGAAAAGAAGAAGGCCAAGAATTTTTAATTAGATGGATCCTGGTAAAAGGATCACTTGCTGCAATTGGTGCGATCATTGCACTTGCGCATCCAGTTTCTATTCTTCTTGCATTTATCGCGGCTCCTATCGGGAATTTTAATCCAATTATCAAACCGGGTTGGGTAGCGGCTTTATCTGAATCTTGGTTTAGAAAACCATTGGTAGAAGATTTCGAAAAATTGGGAGAAGATACAGAAACTTTCAGTGGATATTGGAAGAACAAAGTAACTCGTATCTTCTTGGTATTTATGCTCCCTCAGATAGGAAGTAGCATCGGGACTTTTATTGTGTCTAAACAGATTTTTGATAAAATCCTAAAATTTGTAGGCGCTTTTTTCTAA
- a CDS encoding chemotaxis protein CheD: MLNKDVKTINVGIADIQGGQSPSMIRTTLGSCIGVVFYSPEKKVGAMAHIMLAKDPSGKDSSKNPHKYAETALPELVKRMTELGCGKGEYYARLFGGASMFKGMNSSFLQNIGDLNVSVAKEFLDKEKITLLVEDVGGHEGRTISLYLDDGRILLKKGGFEKYLYKVR, encoded by the coding sequence ATGCTCAATAAAGACGTAAAAACTATAAACGTCGGGATCGCGGATATCCAAGGTGGCCAATCCCCTTCCATGATCCGCACCACATTAGGTTCCTGTATCGGGGTCGTTTTCTATTCTCCGGAGAAGAAGGTAGGAGCCATGGCCCATATCATGCTCGCCAAAGATCCTTCTGGAAAAGATTCCTCCAAAAATCCTCATAAGTACGCTGAAACTGCTCTTCCAGAATTGGTTAAAAGAATGACTGAACTCGGCTGCGGCAAGGGAGAATATTACGCTCGTCTATTCGGAGGAGCTTCCATGTTCAAAGGAATGAACTCAAGTTTCCTTCAGAACATTGGCGACTTGAATGTAAGTGTCGCAAAAGAATTTTTAGATAAAGAAAAAATAACGTTACTAGTGGAAGACGTCGGTGGCCATGAGGGCAGAACGATCAGTCTCTATTTGGATGATGGCAGGATCCTTCTAAAGAAGGGCGGATTCGAAAAGTACCTTTATAAGGTCAGGTAA
- a CDS encoding HDOD domain-containing protein, with product MKEKIDQLFENEAQLPKISSVVSKVMEMVGKPDVVIADLAKEISKDPGLTAAVIKLSNSAYFRPAKPVKTVQESLMTLGIKTVQEIVLLNETKGILKKELKGYQVDGESNWIHSLIVAELAKRIAVQKKLKVDKDLVFTAGLLHNIGKVILADFFPTVLMQFRAELQTYQGPYTDLEAKFFGYTHQEAGAKLLAKWNFPEELIEVARYYTEPEKAAQFPELVSTVHIANCIVILGGMGIDIGGLKIPLSSKALQNVGVTEGDLQMYYTLLPEMAKHIEELISV from the coding sequence ATGAAAGAAAAGATAGATCAACTTTTTGAAAACGAAGCCCAGCTTCCTAAAATCTCCTCCGTAGTAAGTAAAGTAATGGAGATGGTGGGAAAACCAGACGTAGTCATCGCAGACCTAGCCAAGGAAATTTCCAAAGATCCTGGACTTACTGCTGCAGTGATCAAACTTTCCAACTCTGCATATTTTCGCCCTGCTAAACCTGTAAAAACTGTACAAGAATCCTTGATGACTCTTGGAATTAAAACAGTACAGGAAATCGTTCTACTGAACGAAACCAAAGGTATTCTGAAAAAAGAACTGAAAGGTTATCAGGTAGATGGCGAATCCAACTGGATCCATTCTTTGATCGTAGCAGAACTTGCAAAAAGGATCGCGGTACAGAAAAAACTAAAAGTGGATAAGGACCTAGTATTTACTGCGGGACTTCTTCATAATATTGGAAAAGTAATACTCGCTGATTTTTTTCCTACAGTGCTCATGCAATTCAGAGCCGAATTACAAACTTACCAAGGACCTTATACTGACTTGGAAGCTAAATTTTTCGGATACACTCACCAAGAAGCAGGAGCAAAACTTTTAGCAAAATGGAATTTCCCTGAGGAATTGATAGAAGTAGCCAGATATTATACTGAACCTGAAAAGGCCGCTCAGTTCCCTGAACTAGTCTCTACCGTACATATCGCAAATTGTATTGTGATCCTAGGTGGAATGGGAATTGACATAGGCGGTTTGAAAATTCCACTCTCTTCTAAAGCCTTACAAAACGTAGGTGTGACAGAGGGAGATCTGCAAATGTACTACACTCTTTTACCGGAGATGGCTAAACATATCGAAGAGTTGATCTCGGTTTGA
- a CDS encoding shikimate kinase, producing the protein MKNIALIGPRGVGKSKISRKLSKLTGKPVISTDMIAVYLTGGVSIPDFVKSHSGNWKPFRDLEFEILKQVSGSQNLILDCGGGILFDQDESGKEIVSERKINILKETAFVISLSRKSEYLVEKIQNDPTRPPLSSVLSYKTILESRLPQYRAHSDIQIALDDRSAEEVCEEILRRSGWV; encoded by the coding sequence TTGAAAAACATTGCCCTGATCGGCCCCAGAGGCGTTGGAAAATCTAAAATCTCCCGCAAACTTTCCAAACTCACAGGTAAACCTGTAATCTCTACAGACATGATAGCTGTTTACCTGACAGGTGGAGTGTCCATCCCAGACTTCGTAAAATCACATTCAGGAAATTGGAAACCTTTCCGCGACCTAGAATTTGAGATCCTAAAACAAGTTTCAGGCTCTCAAAATTTGATCTTAGATTGTGGTGGCGGAATATTATTCGACCAAGACGAATCAGGTAAGGAGATTGTAAGTGAAAGAAAGATAAATATACTGAAAGAAACTGCATTTGTGATCTCTCTCTCCAGAAAATCTGAATACTTGGTGGAGAAAATCCAGAACGATCCGACTCGTCCTCCTTTAAGTAGCGTTCTTTCTTATAAAACAATTTTAGAATCCAGACTACCTCAGTACAGGGCCCATTCCGATATCCAGATTGCCTTAGATGACCGCAGTGCAGAAGAAGTTTGCGAGGAAATCCTACGCAGATCTGGCTGGGTCTAA
- a CDS encoding tyrosine-type recombinase/integrase produces MIDTEVPKKNKSSFEKLVKVIRQRNYKKATEYTYLRYNLDFLLFADKPAEKVVTKDIDKYIEYLRKKKVSSSTIQINISSLKMFFEEVLDMNVFEDFRRPAREYKTPKVLNQKEISLLLETASESPRSHLLCALAYYAGLRVGEIIRLKWGQFDLSKKTIKVDSPIPTQNRTVSMDSELQKILKKFEKEVGTEKSSYLFPGKYQGTHLTSRNVERLVGDLAKYAGIKAQVTLFTLRHSRAIHQLAEGKSLEDIREFLGHKSLATTESYLPIRKNLRPQVRQKHIQDALKEIKKKYKY; encoded by the coding sequence ATGATAGATACGGAGGTCCCGAAGAAGAATAAGTCTTCCTTCGAGAAACTAGTAAAGGTAATTCGGCAAAGAAATTATAAAAAGGCGACCGAATACACTTACCTAAGATATAATTTGGACTTTCTTTTGTTCGCGGACAAACCCGCGGAAAAAGTAGTTACAAAGGATATCGACAAATACATAGAATATTTAAGGAAGAAGAAGGTTTCCTCTTCCACGATCCAGATCAACATCAGTTCTTTAAAAATGTTTTTTGAAGAAGTTCTGGATATGAATGTATTCGAAGACTTCAGAAGACCTGCAAGGGAATATAAAACCCCTAAGGTTCTGAACCAAAAAGAGATTTCACTTCTTTTGGAGACTGCATCTGAGTCTCCTAGATCCCATCTTCTCTGCGCGTTAGCCTATTATGCAGGCTTACGAGTGGGAGAGATCATTCGTTTGAAATGGGGACAATTCGATCTTTCTAAAAAGACGATCAAAGTGGACTCCCCCATCCCTACTCAAAACAGAACCGTTTCGATGGATTCCGAATTACAAAAAATTTTGAAGAAGTTCGAAAAAGAAGTCGGAACTGAGAAATCTTCTTATTTGTTTCCGGGCAAATACCAAGGCACTCATTTGACTTCTAGGAACGTAGAACGTTTGGTCGGGGATTTAGCAAAATATGCAGGGATCAAAGCCCAGGTTACCTTGTTCACTCTCAGACATAGTAGAGCAATCCACCAACTGGCTGAAGGAAAAAGCCTGGAAGATATCAGAGAGTTTTTAGGTCATAAGAGCCTTGCGACCACGGAAAGTTATCTTCCTATCCGCAAGAACCTAAGACCTCAGGTCAGACAAAAACATATCCAAGACGCTTTAAAAGAAATTAAGAAGAAGTATAAGTATTAA